ATCAATAAAGATATTAAATGGGTAATGATCGGAAACCTACAAATGAATAAAGCAAAAGAAGCCATTAATTACATAGATGAATTGGAATCATTGGATAGGTTAGATCTGGCCTTAGTATTGGATAAACACCTAAAACTAGAAAAAAAATCGTTAAAAACATTAGTGCAAGTAAAAACTTCTTCAGAACCACAGAAACATGGCCTAAATCCAGAAAATCTAATAGATTTTATAGGCAAAGTCTCTGAAAATTATAAGTCTTTAGAAATTATTGGACTAATGACTATTGCAGAAAACTCAAAAGACAATAAAATTGTGAGAAATTGTTTTAATGTTCTATATAAGCTAATGAGAAAAGTAAACGAACAAAAAATATCGGGGGTAAATTTAAAAAAACTTTCCATGGGAATGAGTGATGATTTCGAGATTGCAATTGAAGAAGGCGCAACTGAGGTTAGACTTGGTTCTATTATTTTTGGAAAAAGAATTTATAAATAAAAGGATATTATCGGTATTAAAATAACATACTTCATAATTAAACGTATAGATCTAAAAAACTAAGATTAACAATATTATTACCAGAATTTATTGATATGCCTATAGATTATTTAAAACGAATCCTAACATCTAAAGTTTATGATGTAGCAATAGAAACTAAATTAGATCCAACGCCTCTTCTAAGCAAGAGAATATCCAATAACTTATTATTAAAGAGAGAAGACACACAAGCAGTTTTTAGTTTTAAACTAAGAGGCGCTTATAATAAGATGGCTAATTTATCTAAGGAATCTCTAAGCAACGGAGTGATAGCAGCATCTGCTGGGAATCATGCCCAAGGCGTAGCCCTTTCTGCAACAAAATTGGGATGTAGGGCAGTTATTGTTATGCCTACTACTAGCCCACAACTGAAGGTAAATGCTGTACGGCGTTTAGGAGGAGAAGTTATACTAGCTGGAGAAAGTTATACAGATGCATATAACCATGCCCTATTGTTAGAAAAAGAAGAAAAACTCACTTTTGTCCATCCATTTGATGATCCAGATGTTATTGCTGGACAAGGAACGATTGGCATGGAAATACTACGTCAGCACCCAGATCCGATAGAAGCTATATTTGTAGCTGTAGGCGGTGGGGGATTAATATCAGGCGTTGCTACATATATAAAACAATTACGTCCAGAAATAAAAATAATTGGAGTGCAAACAACTGATTCTGATGCAATGTTACGCAGTATAAAAGCAGGTAGGCGTATGCATTTAAAAGATGTTGGCTTATTCTCAGATGGAACTGCTGTAAAACTTGTAGGTGCTGAAACATTTAAACTAACTAAACAATACGTAGATGAATTCATTGTCGTTAATACAGATTCAATTTGCGCTGCAATAAAAGATGTTTTCCAAGAAACGCGAGTAGTTTTAGAGCCAGCTGGTGCTATGTCAGTAGCAGCAGCTAAGCAGTATGTGTTAGAGAAAAATATCAAAAACAAGAATTTAATTGCTATATCATGTGGCGCAAATATAAATTTTGATAGATTAAGATTTGTATCTGAAAGAGCTGATGTCGGAGAAATGCGAGAGGCAATATTTGCAGTTACAATACCTGAGCAACGTGGCAGTTTTAAAAATTTTTGTCACCTAATTGGCAAGCACAATGTTACGGAATTCAACTACCGAATATCAGATGCAGATAAGGCACATGTATTTGTCGGATTACAAATATCATCATCAAATGAAACTGATAAGATAGCTGGTATATTCCGTCAAAATAACTTCGATGTACTAGATCTCACATATGATGAAATGGCGAAAAGCCATCTAAGACATATGGTTGGCGGGAAATCAAATCTTAGCAATAATGAAATACTATATAGGTTTGAATTTCCAGAACGACCTGGAGCACTCATAAATTTTCTAAATGTAATGAATCACGAATGGAATATTAGTCTATTTCATTATAGAAATCATGGTTCTGACTATGGACAAATACTGGTTGGGATTCAAGTTCCTACTAAGGACAGAAAATTATTTAAAGAGTTTTTAACTGAATTATCTTACCCATACTGGGATGAAACAAACAATCCAGCCTATAGTTTATTTTTATAATCACTAGGTATAAATACATATAAATACAAACTCCACCATCATCTATTATAAATATTAGGCAATATAAAGATAGTGGTGGATTATATAGAGTATCTAGTTATCGAATAAGACACCATCATTCAGTTTATACGTTTTTATATCATGAAAATGAAAAACATTCGCATGTGTAGCCATTATAACACTACGTTTTTTACCTGCTGCTTGCCTTAAATCTATGAAGAAATCCTGTTCCAATACTCTATCCAATCCAGAAGTAGGTTCATCTAACACTAAAACAGAAGCTGGCGATATTAACGCTCTAGCTAAACAAAGCCTACGTGCCTGACCAATTGAAAGATTAGATCCTGTTTCTGTAATAAAAGTATCCAATCCGAGGGGCAAATTCCTAATAAAATCATGAAGATTAACTAGTTTAAGAGTTTCAAATATTAAATCATCAGACGCTAATTGATTACCTATAATTATATTGCTTCTTAATGTTCCTAAGAATATATCTGGATCATGACTTAAAAAAGCTATCCTGCTATGTAAATCTGATTGCTTGCATTTCCTTATATCATTGCCACCGAAAGTAATATATCCATCCGAAACCTCATCCATACGAAGCAATAAACTCAATAATGTAGACTTTCCTGAACCACTTGGCCCTACAATAGCGACATGTTCTCCGATATTTATTTTTAGATTTACATTATGCAGCACAGTAGAGTTTTCATTAGTTATTGAATTAATGTAAGAGAAACTAACATTATCATATACAATGTCACCATGACTTGGCAAATTAACTGGATCATCTATATCCTTTATGCTGTTCTTAGTATCAATTATAGCACTTATCCTGTCAGCACCCTTGATAGCAGATCCTAGGCAAGCAGATCCTTTAACAATAGAAGAAAACATTTCGAAAAAACCAAATGAAGCTAATAAAATACCAATTAACAAAGGCGCTTCAATTTTGTTCTTCTCAAAATAACCTATCTCTAAGTAAATAATAATAACTATTCCGATTCCAGATACGATTGAAAGAAAATACTGCCCAGTAGCTGATGCAATGGATTGATTACTTCTATATTTAGACATGCCAGAACAAATATAACTAAATTCTCTATTCTTAGCATCCTGTAACTGCATAATTGTTATATCAATATGCGAGTCAATCATTTCCAAAATAAAACCTCTCATATTAGAAGAATATTCCTGAATATACATTCCATTATTTTTAGTAGATCTTATCAACAAGAAAGGAATAACAACAACAGCAAAACATGAAATTAATACCATGACCAAAGAATTTATTGGCATGAAACAATAAAAAAACAAATAAAATAAAAAAAACAATATGATTACAACAATAAACGGCTCTAAGAATAATAAAAACACAACGTCTAAAATATCAATATCACTCGTTATTCTAGACACTAAATCCCCGTTATGATATTTGGATAATTCTTTGGGATTTAACTTGATCATTGAACCAAACACAAAACCACGGAGATCAGATAATAATTTAAAAATAGCAGCATGGCCTGTTAATTTTTCTATGTATCGAAACACCACCTTCGTTAATGATAATATTCTTATAAGTGCAGATGGCATAAAAAGATTAAACATAGCCCCTATGTCAACTATATACGCCCCTGTTAATAACCATCCAGATATTCCTAATAGAGCGATCCCAGATATAGCAGTCATAAATAATAAAACAATAGGAATACACAAATTAAACTTGTTATTTGAGTATAATGGATATAATAAGCTAAATAATGTTCTCATAATTATTATTAATCTTGCCATCAATTAAATGCCAAATAATCTGCATATTATTATATATAAATGGCGAATGTGTAATTAGAATTAGAGTTTTATTTTGTGAGAAATCAAGTATATTCTTTAAAAGCTTTTTTTCCGTATCTTGATCTAAATGTGCTGTCGGCTCGTCTAGCAATATAAAATCTGGATTTCTAAGGAATAATCGCGCTATACTTAATCTTTGGACTTGTCCTCTAGAAATTCCCATGCCTCCTTTACCTAATATAGTATTGAGACCATTAGGAATATTTTCAGTGAAATCTAATACTAAAGATAATCTTGCCGCTTCTAATATCTCATCGTAAGAGGCTTCTGGCTTTGCTATTTTAATATTTTCTAAAATACTATCTTGGAATATATAAGGACGTTGACTAACTAAAAAAGTCTTTCTTCGTAGAATAGCTTCATCTAAATGTGTAAGATCACAACCTTCAAACCTAATTTGCCCATCATATTGCCTCAATCCTATTATAGATTCTATTAAAGATGTCTTGCCTACTCCACTTACTCCTGTCAAAGCAATATGATCAAACCTTAAAATATTAAAACTTATTTTATTAATTACAATTCTATTAGAATTAGAATCTTTAATTTCTAAATCTTTGGCAGATATTAATATTTGATTGTCGATAGAAAAATCTACATTAATTAATTTATTATTTTTAATGCTATTTGATGTTGCGAGATCAATCACAGGCAATCCACAGAATAATTCTTCAATTTTATTTACTGCTGCATATGCTGATGCTCTATCATGGTAATATAAAGCCATTTGCCTTAAAGGCTGATAGACTTCTGGCGCCATTAGCAAAAAAAACAAACCTAACTGCAGATTAACTGAATCATTCCCCATACGAATAAAATTTAAAAAAGTTAGACCTACATAGACAGCAATACAAGCAATACCCATAGCAGAAAAAAATTCTAGAACAGCGGACGATAAAAAAGCAATTTTCAAGACCGATAACGTACGATCTTTAAGATCATTACTTGCTCTTACTACTGAAGAAAGTTCTCGTTGCGCACAACCATATAACTTTAATGTCATTAGACCTCTTATTCTATCTGCAAAAAAACCAGAAAGCCATGAAAAAGAATCTAAATACTTGCTACTAGCGCGCTCTGCACCATGACCAATTAGCGCCATAAATAATGGTATTAATGGAATACTTATAAATAGTATTAATCCTATAATTTTGTTAAAACAAAATATTACTATTGAAAAAGAAAGAGGAACAATTGCCGCACTGATAAAAACAGGAAGATACTTGCGAAAATAACCATCCAGTAACTCTACCTGTTCAACTATGCTACTAGCAATAGCACCAGAAACCTGGTTTCGAGTCCACACATGGCCATTCACTAATAGAGTTTCATACAATATTTTTCTTACGTTTACTTTTATTCTCTCAGAAGCTTTTATAGCACATAATTCCTGCACATAAGCAATAGTAGAACGTATAATTACTAAACAAGTAAACAAAGAAATCGAATACAATAAACCGTCCCTACTTATATTATTAACAAAAGCAGAATTCAATATATTCGATAGTACCCATGACTGAAAAATCAACACGACACTACCGAATAATGGCATTAAAATTGCCATAGCCACATAGAATCTAGCAAAAACAATAAGACTACCAAGCCAAACCTTACCAGATTTATCAAGTATATTATTTTTACTTGCCACAGCTAATCACTATTATTGGAATTATTCTTGTATTCAAAAAGTATACCGCTAATAACACTAGAAGCTGCAGCAAACCCCAGCCCCAGAATCCAGGAAAAGTACCACATATGCAAACCTCCAATATTAAAAATTAATAAGAATTATGTGACTCAGCAACAGATTTATCATTCACTTTTCCACGCATAACCATGTATACAAATGAAGTATAAGCTATGACTATAGGTAAAAATAAAAGAGTTGATAAGAACATTACCCAAAGAGTCAAATGGCTCGAGGAAGCATCCCATACTGTCAATCCGCTACTATAATTCCCGAATGAGGAAGGCATAAGAAAAGGAAATAAAGAAACGCCAACAGTAACAATAATAGCAGTAATACCAAGGCTAGATCCAATAAATGCTGAAACATAATACTGTTTTCTAATAGCCATAAACGATACAATTGGCCCCATTGTGCCGATTAATGGAGCTATACAAGCTATAGGCCACTTATAATAATTCAATAACCATGCACCTTTTTGCGACTCAACTATTTTTAACAACGGATTAGAAACGCAATTATAGTCGATAATACTTGTTATAATTTGACCATCAATGTTTTTTACTAAAAACCCAGCAAATACAAAAATAAATGCTGTTAAAAATGAAAATATTTCCCCATAGAATACAGAGCGCTCTTGCACAACGCCTTCCGTCTTTAATGCTAAAAAATTTGCGCCATGCATAGCGAGCATTACAACACTAAGAATTCCAGTAACTAAGGAAAAAGGTCTAAATAAACCCAAAAAATTACCGTTGTAAGAGACTCTCAAGCTAACATGATCGAATCCAATTGGCACTCCTAAAATTATATTACCTATAGCAACACCGAATACTAGAGAAGCAACAATCCCCGAAAAACATAGTAAATAATCCCAAGAATTACGCCATGTGCTAGATTCTACTTTACTACGATATTTAAATCCAACCGGCCTTATAATTAGTGCGATTAATACTAATAACATTGCCAAGTAAAAACCAGAAAAAGAGGCAGAATATATTAAAGGCCAAGCAGCAAAGATAGCACCTCCAGCTGTTATTAACCATACCTGGTTACCTTCCCATACAGGACCAATAGAATTTATTAAAACCCTTCTCTCGTTATCACTTCTAGCAACAAGCGGCAATAAAGTTGCTACACCTAGATCAAAACCGTCAGTTACAGCAAAACCAACAAGCAAGACTCCCAAAAATACCCACCACAAGAACTTTAAAGTCGAATATTCCAAAAAAATAAAAGATTCCATTATAATCTCAAAAAATATTATTAATTATCTCTTAAAAAAGAACTATTTCGATCTATAGGATCATTTTCAAAATCAGGACCTTTCCTAATAGCTGCTAACATTAATTTAAAGCCTACTATAAACAAAGAAGTATATATAGACAAGAAAATTGCAAGACTAATAGATAAGTCTAATAATGACAAGCCTGAAGCGGCATAATAAGTAGGCAATACTCCTTCTATTACCCATGGCTGCCTTCCGTACTCTGCAACAAACCATCCACATTCCAATGCAACCCATGGCAAAGGTATACTAAATAAGAATATCTTAAGAAAATATTTATAATTATGGAGACCTTTCTTCATAGAAAACCATAAAGAAGTAGCAAAAAGAATCGTAAAATAGAAACCAAGCACTACCATGACTCTAAAACAATAGAATAAAGCAGTCACATTACCTGGAATAGTATCCAGAGCAGCTTTAGCAATATCATCAGTATTTGCTTTGCTTAAATCGGGCTGATAGCGCTTAAGCAATAATGCATACCCTAAAGATTTCCAGTTTTGATGAAATAACTCTCTAGCCTCTTTATCTTGTGAATCAGCTCTTATTCTCTCTAAAGAACTAAAGGCAACTATCCCTCTCGAGATTTCATCTTTTGCTTTATCAACCAAATCATTAATTCCTAATATTTCCTTATCAAGTGAACGAGTTCCTATTATACCCATAACGTATGGTATTTTAATTTCAAAATCATTTTTACGTTCTTTCTGATTAGGTATGGTTATCAAATTGAAAGAAGCAGGTGCTGGTTCAGTCTCCCACATGGACTCTATAGCTGCAATTTTCATCTTCTGATGACTTGAGGCCAAATATCCGCTTTCATCACCCAACACTATAGAAGAAAGTGAACCAAAAAATCCAAACGCAACAGCCACTGACAGTGACCTTTTTGCAATTTCCAGATTTCGCCCATTGAGCAAATACCAAGAACTAATGCCACAAACAAAAATAGCGCCAGTTATATAGCCAGCGCTAACTGTATGTAAAAACTTGCTTTGTGCCGTTTCGCTAAGAAGAACAGAAAAAAAACTGTCCATCTCCATTCTCATGGTATCAGGATTAAAAGAAGCCCCAACTGGATTCTGCATCCAGGCATTAGCCACTAGAATCCATAAAGCAGATAAATTAGTCCCAAAAGCTACCAACCATGTAACTATTAAGTGTCCAACCCTCGACAAGCGATCCCAACCAAAAAAGAATAAGCCAACGAATGTCGCCTCTAAAAAGAAAGCCGTTAAACCCTCAAGCGCTAAAGGAGCTCCAAAAACATCTCCAACATAATGACTATAATAAGACCAGTTCATGCCAAACTGAAATTCCATCACAACGCCGGTTGCAACACCCAAAGCAAAATTAATTCCAAATAAAGTGCCCCAAAATATCGTTATACGCTTCCATATCTCTTTACCAGTAATTACATATACACTTTCCATAATTGCAAGCAACATGGACAGTCCGAGTGTCAGCGGAACAAAAATGAAATGATAAAAAGCTGTAGCAGCAAATTGAAATCTGGAAAGATCGACTACGTCAAAATAACCCATCAAAATCCCTTTTCTATGAATAAACTAATAACAACATCACAAAATAACAAACCTATTTATAGAGCTACGAAACTCATCAATATTAAACAGATAAAATTTAATATTATTAATAAATAAACCATCGGTATAGTATAATTCTACAACTTTGAATAACATAACAATAGTTATTTAATCTATAAGCTATAATTATTAAAAAACTGATGATAACTAAACAACAAATAATAATATTGTAATATAAACACTCAAAAGAAAAATATACTACACAAATGGACGTAGACACGAAAATATCAAATGAAGATGTTATATCATCTGCTCACAGAACGCTGAGAATCGAGGCTAAGGCAATCGAGGAAATATCCTATAAATTAAATAATGAATTTATACAATCAGTAAAAATGCTATTTTCATGTAAAGGAAGGGTTGTAATTAGCGGCATAGGAAAAACTGGCCACATTGGCAGAAAAATAGCGGCTACATTAGCATCTACTGGAACACCAGCTTTTTTTGTTCATGCAGCAGAAGCTATGCATGGTGATTTAGGCATGCTAACTAGAAATGATGTGCTTATAGCAATATCTTACTCAGGATCAGGCCCAGAGCTTCTATCAATACTACCAACAGCCAAAAGACTGGGGGTAAAAATAATAGCTATTACCGGTAACATAAAATCAAAAATAGCCAACCTGTCCGATTCTATTTTAGATATAAATGTTAAACAAGAAGCTTGTCCATTAAATTTAGCCCCTACTGCTAGCACAACTGCCGCATTGGCATTAGGAGATGCACTAGCAGTGGCTTGTTTAGAACTTAGGTGCTTTAATCTTAATGATTTTGCTCGATCACACCCTGGTGGAACACTAGGGAGAAATTTGTTAACATTGGTCCAAGATGTAATGCGACCGCCTAAACTATTGCCAATAGTTCATCCTAGACTATCTGTTCTTGAAGCATTAGATATTATAACCAGTAAGAATATGGGCATGGCAATAATTATGGGGGAAAATAAAATTCCATTAGGTATATTTACAGATGGTGATTTGAGACGTTTGTTAATGAAGCACAAAGAAGATATTTGCACGATTAGCATACTCAATGGAATGAGCTCAGAGCCATTTTACATATCCCCTAAAGCCCTAGCCATAGAAGCAGCTAAAAAAATGGATGAGAAGCAAATAAACCAGCTCATAGTATTAGATGAACACAACACTCTAATAGGCGCTCTTCATGTACATGATCTCATGAATGCAAAGATAATATAGCATGATCTATCCAAAAAAAATTATAGAATTATTATTGCATGGCATTCCAAAAAACATCCTGAATTCCATTTCTAAAATTAAGCTAATGGTTTTTGACGTGGATGGTGTGTTTACTGATGGAAGCATGTTATATGATAAATACGGAGAACATATTAAAAAATTTAATGTTCTTGATGGGAAAGGGATTCAATTACTTTTAGATAGCAACGTGCAAGTGGCAATCGTTTCCGGAAGAAAAAATGATGCTGTGTTACATAGAATGAATGAGATAGGGATCAAGATGATATATCAAAATGTTGCTGTAAAGCTTGATATAATCATATCATTATCTAAGAAATTAAATATATCAATCGAAAATATTGGATTCATGGGTGACGACATAATAGACATGCCCGTAATGGAAAAAGTTGCTTTCTCTGCAAGTGTTCCTAATGCCCCCATTTATATACAAAATATTGCTGACTGGATATCAAAAAACAACGGTGGCAACGGAGCAGTACGAGAATGCTGTGATTTAATTTTAGCAACAAAACAAAATATTTAATCAGCATATGAAAGAACGCACACTTGCGATTGTTAGTATATTTATACTATTTTCCCTGATGATTTTGATATTCACAAACTGGATATCATTATATAAAAATTATACATCGAAACAATGTGATATAAAAACAGTTGAATATTGGGGGAATAATTTTTTTGTTATATCAATAAACAAAAACGATGAAACGGTCAAAATCATAAACGGAGAATCAATGAATAAAACACTTAGTAGTAGTATCGTAAAAATTAATAACCCAAATATAATAATTAATAATAAGAACTGATCCTCCAAAGTATTTATAAAATAGTAATTATGATTAAAACCTTAGTTTTAGCTAGGATTCATGTGCTTTTATATCTAGCAGTAACCCTAGCATTACTAAACAATCCAACGCAATCAGAAACACTAGAAGACATCAAGAAAGATAAAATGAATATACAGGTGTCGTCTAATGAGCTAATCTATGACAAATTAATCAATAAGTATTTATTAATAGATAATGTGATGATAAAGTGTGGCAAAACAAATATAACATCAGATATTATTATTCTGGACTCAGATAACTTTATAGATACTTTACATAGATCTTCATTTTGTAGTGCCTTGAATGAAATTCTTGCTAAATTTTATATTTTTAATCAATATGCAATAACTATTAAAAGCCATAAAATTGAATATGACACGACAAAAAACGAAGTAGCGATCGAAAGTGCTATCATAATAAATATGGATTGTGGAGCGCCCTTTTATTATTTTATAGCCCCACATATAATAATAAATACAAAAAACGGAAAATTTAAAGCATATGGAGGAGCTGATAACAATAAAGCTCGAGTTATAATCCCCTCTATGTCAGATATGAAAAAACTTAGACTAAATTGGTAGAGTAGCATAAGTATGCTTACAAATATTATCGAAAACTGCAAAAATGATCATTCCATATTAAAAGCAAATAATCTTAAAAAATCATATAATGGAAGAAATGTTATTAAAGACATTTCTCTATATCTGAAAAATGGTGAAGTTGTTGGTTTGCTAGGCCCAAATGGAGCAGGAAAAACAACTAGTTTCTATATGGTGCTAGGAATAATACCCACAGATTCAGGATCTATAGAAATAAATGAAGAGGATATAACAAATCTACCCATTCATAAACGCTCGTCATTAGGAATATCATACTTGCCACAAGATGCTTCTATATTTCGCGGATTGACTGTAGAAAATAATATCAAAGCTATCTTAGAACTCCAAAAGAAAAATGGCAAGAGAATATCTAAACTAGAGATTGAGATCTATACTAATGAATTACTAGATAAATTACATATATCATATATTCGTCATAGCATGGCAATATCACTATCCGGTGGCGAGAGACGCAGAGTAGAAATAGCAAGAGCTCTAGCAACAAAACCAAAGTTTATATTATTAGATGAGCCATTTGCAGGAGTTGATCCAATATCTATTCTAGAGATACAAAAAATTATTTTTTTTTAAAATCTTGTAATATAGGAGTACTTATCACAGATCATAATGTTAGAGAGACTCTGGAGATATGTGATAGAGCCTACATAATAAACGAAGGTACTGTTATAGCTAGCGGAGATCCTAATAAAATTATAACTAATAAGATAGTTAGAAAAGCATACCTAGGAGATGAGTTTAAAATGTAAATATTGTCTATATAGCTTATTAATAATAGACTATCAGTTACTATTAAAAAAAGGAGAATCTTATGAATCTTAATATAATAGGCCGCAACGTAGAAATAACAGCGGCAATGCAAGAATACATATCAAAAAAACTAAGCAACACATTACTTAGAATTGAAGATGAATTGTATGCTAGTGTTGCTGTGTATATAGAACATAAACAGCACAACATAGAAATAAATATTAGACATATAAATAAAACTATATTACATTGCAAATCATCTGATACTAATCTATATGACGCAATAGATGATCTATCTGAAAAAGTAGAGAGACAACTAATTAAGTTAAAAGAAAAAGAAAAAGAAAAATCTTTTTAGTGACTAATGAGCAAAATTATATTAGATATATACTTTTCATTAATGATAAAACTCAACCACAAGTTCCTAGCATGTTGCCTACACTACAAGAATTAGTTCAGGATAATAATGATAAAATCAAATTCCAATGGATAGCAGGACAATCAGCATCTAACCGCTTAATATCAGATGAGGATACATCTTCAGCTAATATTGTTGGTCACCTGAACCTTATTCATCCCTCAAGAATACAAATCTTTGGGCTAGAAGAGATGGATTACTACGTCCGTCTTGAAAAAAATAGGCAAATAACTTACATAAAAGAACTGTATAATGGAAGATCTCCTGCAATTTTAATAGCAAACAATCTACAAGCGCCTCAAATCCTAATTAATAATTGCAGCCAATACAATATACCGCTATTATCAACTCCTATAGATGCCGCCAAGTTAATAGATATTCTTCGAGTTTATATTAGTAAAAAACTAGCTCCTATAGAAACAATTCATGGTGTTTTTTTAGATGTATTTGGCATAGGAGTACTTATCACCGGCAAATCAGGTCTTGGAAAAAGTGAGCTGGCACTAGAGCTCATATCAAGAGGTCATGTGTTGATAGCAGATGACGTTGTAGAATTGTTTCAGGTTGGCTCAAATATTGTAGAAGGCAAATGCCCATCTTTATTACAAAATTTACTAGAAGTTAGAGGACTGGGATTGTTAGACATAAGAACAATATTTGGAGAAATTGCAATTCGACATAAAATGAGATTAAAACTTGTCGTTAATTTAACTAAACAGTTTAACAGTGATAGTTTTGAAAGACTACCTTTACAAAAAGAAGTTACTAAAGAGATCCTTGGGGTACCTATAAGGGCCGTTACAATACAGGTTGCTGCCGGCAGAAATCTAGCTGTTATAGTCGAGGCTGCTGTTAGAAACACAATTCTACAAAGGAGAGGCATAGATACCCTTGGAGATTTTATAGAACGACAGACCATCGCAATATTAAGTAATAGCACCTAGTTTATTATATAACGAATAGTACATTATTAATTGATTTATGACACTATCTAGTGCTATTGAAAAAATAAACTATATGAGATGAAAAAAGTTATTCTAATAATAGGAGTGTCAGAATATATAAAATCCGTAATTCTCAGACTGGTGCAAGTTTTCTGATTTTTTAATATACATAGAAGATATATTTATAGCTAGAGCAAATTAATATTTAACTCATGTTAATATTGCCTATAACTAAGAAAATAGCAGTTAAAAATTAAGCAGTAACGTAATAGATAAATAACTGCGATAACTCATTAGGATTCATATAGATAAGACATTTATATATATGGTTCTGAATATACAAAAGATACTATAAATTATCTAGCTGTGGATACTATATAAACAAATTAATAACATAAATACATTTATGTTATATAAAAACTAGCAG
The genomic region above belongs to Candidatus Kinetoplastibacterium blastocrithidii (ex Strigomonas culicis) and contains:
- the ilvA gene encoding threonine ammonia-lyase, biosynthetic, translating into MPIDYLKRILTSKVYDVAIETKLDPTPLLSKRISNNLLLKREDTQAVFSFKLRGAYNKMANLSKESLSNGVIAASAGNHAQGVALSATKLGCRAVIVMPTTSPQLKVNAVRRLGGEVILAGESYTDAYNHALLLEKEEKLTFVHPFDDPDVIAGQGTIGMEILRQHPDPIEAIFVAVGGGGLISGVATYIKQLRPEIKIIGVQTTDSDAMLRSIKAGRRMHLKDVGLFSDGTAVKLVGAETFKLTKQYVDEFIVVNTDSICAAIKDVFQETRVVLEPAGAMSVAAAKQYVLEKNIKNKNLIAISCGANINFDRLRFVSERADVGEMREAIFAVTIPEQRGSFKNFCHLIGKHNVTEFNYRISDADKAHVFVGLQISSSNETDKIAGIFRQNNFDVLDLTYDEMAKSHLRHMVGGKSNLSNNEILYRFEFPERPGALINFLNVMNHEWNISLFHYRNHGSDYGQILVGIQVPTKDRKLFKEFLTELSYPYWDETNNPAYSLFL
- the cydX gene encoding cytochrome bd-I oxidase subunit CydX is translated as MWYFSWILGLGFAAASSVISGILFEYKNNSNNSD
- the cydC gene encoding thiol reductant ABC exporter subunit CydC, which translates into the protein MRTLFSLLYPLYSNNKFNLCIPIVLLFMTAISGIALLGISGWLLTGAYIVDIGAMFNLFMPSALIRILSLTKVVFRYIEKLTGHAAIFKLLSDLRGFVFGSMIKLNPKELSKYHNGDLVSRITSDIDILDVVFLLFLEPFIVVIILFFLFYLFFYCFMPINSLVMVLISCFAVVVIPFLLIRSTKNNGMYIQEYSSNMRGFILEMIDSHIDITIMQLQDAKNREFSYICSGMSKYRSNQSIASATGQYFLSIVSGIGIVIIIYLEIGYFEKNKIEAPLLIGILLASFGFFEMFSSIVKGSACLGSAIKGADRISAIIDTKNSIKDIDDPVNLPSHGDIVYDNVSFSYINSITNENSTVLHNVNLKINIGEHVAIVGPSGSGKSTLLSLLLRMDEVSDGYITFGGNDIRKCKQSDLHSRIAFLSHDPDIFLGTLRSNIIIGNQLASDDLIFETLKLVNLHDFIRNLPLGLDTFITETGSNLSIGQARRLCLARALISPASVLVLDEPTSGLDRVLEQDFFIDLRQAAGKKRSVIMATHANVFHFHDIKTYKLNDGVLFDN
- the cydD gene encoding thiol reductant ABC exporter subunit CydD; its protein translation is MASKNNILDKSGKVWLGSLIVFARFYVAMAILMPLFGSVVLIFQSWVLSNILNSAFVNNISRDGLLYSISLFTCLVIIRSTIAYVQELCAIKASERIKVNVRKILYETLLVNGHVWTRNQVSGAIASSIVEQVELLDGYFRKYLPVFISAAIVPLSFSIVIFCFNKIIGLILFISIPLIPLFMALIGHGAERASSKYLDSFSWLSGFFADRIRGLMTLKLYGCAQRELSSVVRASNDLKDRTLSVLKIAFLSSAVLEFFSAMGIACIAVYVGLTFLNFIRMGNDSVNLQLGLFFLLMAPEVYQPLRQMALYYHDRASAYAAVNKIEELFCGLPVIDLATSNSIKNNKLINVDFSIDNQILISAKDLEIKDSNSNRIVINKISFNILRFDHIALTGVSGVGKTSLIESIIGLRQYDGQIRFEGCDLTHLDEAILRRKTFLVSQRPYIFQDSILENIKIAKPEASYDEILEAARLSLVLDFTENIPNGLNTILGKGGMGISRGQVQRLSIARLFLRNPDFILLDEPTAHLDQDTEKKLLKNILDFSQNKTLILITHSPFIYNNMQIIWHLIDGKINNNYENII
- a CDS encoding YggS family pyridoxal phosphate-dependent enzyme; the protein is MKNFNVILNGIDMNKFDSITDRINNVKQRITDACIRSGRKPDDVSILPVSKNFDAEHIELMINSGFTSFGENRIQEIREKYNIINKDIKWVMIGNLQMNKAKEAINYIDELESLDRLDLALVLDKHLKLEKKSLKTLVQVKTSSEPQKHGLNPENLIDFIGKVSENYKSLEIIGLMTIAENSKDNKIVRNCFNVLYKLMRKVNEQKISGVNLKKLSMGMSDDFEIAIEEGATEVRLGSIIFGKRIYK